A single genomic interval of Metasolibacillus fluoroglycofenilyticus harbors:
- a CDS encoding Na/Pi cotransporter family protein — MLTIFGGIGLFLLGMSMLTNGLKEIAGEALKRWLNKFTRGTFSSMLSGILMTVLVQSSTATTLLTIGFVSAGLLTFVQSIGVIIGANIGSTSTGWIISLIGFKISLQAMALPIIGFGVFMSFIAPRDIKKFGGVLAGFGLLFLGIDMLQQGMGDAQNLIAFDKIPANSFFSVLLLIIIGIVMTIIMQASSAAMAATLAALFTGAIDFEQAAYLVIGQNIGTTATALFAAIGASVSAKRTAMTHLLFNVVTALLVTISFPYFLQLVKWLTEAIAGSFDETMALAIFHTLFSVLGAIIFMPFIKQFAKLLKKIVPERENVLTRNLDTKLLEVPSVALDVSFKTIRDIMAVLTTAQSALMATKKITADYERKIDEVEEAIKITHDYLNAIQSTSQRERNKHIAILHTQDHLVRLVKVLREQQQLEALVLQPQLMTEWQEILASVQQSLGSEEPLSAMAKTLEEHSQMMAQARRNKRNEYFERSVANETELGVAVSKVGALLWIDRLVYHYWRATARMAEFQQIDEEKRLKASAEKSNIA, encoded by the coding sequence ATGCTGACGATTTTCGGCGGAATCGGACTGTTTTTGCTCGGCATGTCCATGCTAACGAACGGTCTGAAAGAAATCGCAGGAGAGGCATTAAAGCGCTGGTTAAATAAGTTCACAAGAGGAACCTTTAGCTCTATGCTATCAGGCATTCTTATGACTGTTTTAGTGCAATCTTCTACAGCAACGACGCTTCTAACAATTGGCTTTGTTAGTGCCGGCTTGCTAACCTTTGTCCAATCCATCGGTGTGATTATCGGTGCGAATATTGGTAGTACATCTACAGGTTGGATTATATCATTAATTGGCTTTAAAATTAGCCTACAAGCAATGGCATTACCGATTATTGGTTTCGGGGTATTTATGTCATTTATTGCACCGCGCGATATTAAAAAATTTGGTGGTGTACTAGCCGGGTTCGGTTTACTGTTTTTGGGAATTGATATGCTACAGCAAGGGATGGGGGATGCACAAAATTTAATTGCCTTCGATAAAATCCCAGCAAATTCGTTTTTCTCTGTCTTATTATTAATTATTATCGGGATTGTTATGACGATTATTATGCAAGCCTCTAGTGCGGCGATGGCGGCGACTTTAGCGGCATTATTTACCGGTGCCATTGATTTTGAGCAAGCCGCATATTTAGTAATCGGGCAGAATATCGGAACAACGGCGACTGCTTTATTTGCAGCAATTGGGGCATCGGTATCAGCGAAGCGTACAGCAATGACCCATTTACTATTCAATGTAGTAACGGCACTTCTCGTTACAATCTCATTCCCGTATTTCTTACAATTGGTAAAATGGCTAACAGAAGCGATTGCGGGTAGCTTTGATGAAACGATGGCACTAGCTATTTTTCACACTTTGTTTAGCGTCCTTGGGGCAATTATCTTCATGCCATTTATTAAGCAATTTGCAAAGCTTCTAAAGAAAATCGTTCCTGAACGCGAAAATGTGCTTACACGCAATTTAGATACGAAGCTATTAGAAGTGCCTTCAGTTGCGCTCGATGTTTCCTTTAAAACAATACGTGATATTATGGCAGTATTAACGACTGCTCAAAGTGCCTTAATGGCAACGAAAAAAATTACAGCAGACTATGAACGGAAAATTGATGAGGTAGAGGAAGCAATTAAAATTACACATGACTATCTGAATGCTATACAGTCGACTTCGCAAAGGGAGCGCAACAAGCATATTGCCATTTTACACACGCAGGACCATTTAGTAAGATTAGTAAAAGTATTGCGAGAACAGCAGCAATTAGAGGCACTTGTATTACAGCCGCAATTAATGACAGAGTGGCAAGAAATATTAGCCTCCGTACAGCAAAGCTTAGGGAGTGAAGAGCCTCTGAGTGCAATGGCTAAAACATTAGAAGAGCATTCACAGATGATGGCACAAGCGCGTCGCAATAAGCGCAATGAATACTTCGAGCGTTCCGTTGCGAACGAAACAGAGCTGGGCGTTGCTGTTTCTAAAGTAGGGGCATTACTTTGGATTGACCGTCTTGTCTATCATTATTGGCGTGCAACTGCCCGCATGGCTGAATTCCAGCAAATTGACGAGGAGAAGCGCCTCAAAGCCTCAGCAGAGAAATCGAATATTGCTTAA
- a CDS encoding reverse transcriptase-like protein, with protein sequence MNIRIEWEYKAKNGAQTVFTSEQLPAAQVLMIVEDLMLTGRAKNIVLTDAYDSTWTVKELKKYVKEIASEPQNITIYFDGGFHKSARQAGLGYVVYFEQNEKQYRIRKNAFVDGLLSNNEAEYAALHLSIRELEELGVHHSTVYFKGDSQVVIQQMAGDWPVYEKELAEWASKIDARLAKLNITPIYEHVSRKQNEEADRLATQALNGIEIDGKKELS encoded by the coding sequence GTGAATATACGAATCGAATGGGAATATAAGGCGAAAAATGGTGCGCAAACGGTTTTCACTTCTGAGCAATTACCAGCAGCACAAGTATTAATGATTGTGGAAGATTTAATGCTGACAGGTCGAGCAAAAAATATTGTACTGACAGATGCATATGACAGCACGTGGACAGTAAAGGAGCTAAAGAAGTATGTGAAGGAAATTGCTTCTGAGCCCCAAAATATTACGATTTATTTTGATGGTGGCTTTCATAAGAGCGCAAGACAGGCCGGCTTAGGTTATGTTGTCTACTTTGAACAAAATGAAAAGCAATATCGAATTCGTAAAAACGCTTTTGTAGATGGTTTATTATCCAATAATGAAGCGGAGTATGCGGCGTTGCATTTGAGCATTCGTGAGCTAGAGGAGCTAGGTGTGCATCATAGCACGGTTTATTTTAAAGGTGATTCGCAAGTGGTAATCCAGCAAATGGCTGGTGATTGGCCTGTTTATGAGAAGGAATTGGCTGAATGGGCGAGTAAAATTGATGCTAGGCTAGCAAAATTAAATATTACACCTATTTATGAGCATGTATCGAGGAAGCAAAATGAGGAGGCAGACCGACTAGCAACACAGGCATTAAATGGAATTGAAATAGATGGTAAAAAAGAGCTGAGTTAA
- a CDS encoding MBL fold metallo-hydrolase: MIHFQNEQLTIYMSQLFKTTSTVIETEDCIVLVDPNWLPQEIETIQAHIAKIQGDRPLYILFTHSDWDHIIGYGAFPEAIVIASETFQKRSDKEQIIEQIRTFDDGYYIDRAYSVSYPKVDIVIRHDAQTLIIGKTKLTFYLANGHTNDGLFIVVEPQGIWIAGDYLSDVEFPYIYDNSYAYEETLKKVDVILQQHEIRFLIPGHGNMTTEMEEIKKRQRDATTYIKELRRCIAQGEDSAHLIANYAYPRNMREFHKGNIRLMEEEK, encoded by the coding sequence ATGATTCATTTCCAAAACGAACAGCTAACTATTTATATGAGCCAGCTGTTTAAAACAACTTCCACAGTAATAGAAACAGAGGATTGTATAGTGCTTGTAGACCCAAATTGGCTTCCGCAGGAAATCGAAACAATTCAAGCACATATTGCTAAAATACAAGGCGACCGCCCTTTATATATCCTGTTTACGCATTCGGATTGGGACCATATTATAGGCTATGGCGCGTTTCCAGAGGCAATCGTTATCGCAAGCGAAACTTTTCAAAAACGTTCTGATAAGGAGCAAATTATAGAGCAAATCCGTACATTTGATGATGGTTATTATATAGACCGTGCATATTCAGTAAGTTACCCAAAGGTCGATATCGTCATTCGACATGATGCACAAACACTAATAATAGGAAAAACAAAACTGACTTTTTATTTGGCAAACGGACATACCAATGACGGATTATTTATTGTTGTTGAGCCTCAAGGTATTTGGATTGCAGGCGATTATTTATCAGACGTGGAATTTCCATATATTTATGATAATAGCTATGCGTATGAGGAAACACTCAAAAAAGTTGATGTCATATTGCAGCAGCATGAAATCCGTTTTCTGATTCCGGGACATGGAAATATGACGACAGAGATGGAAGAAATCAAGAAACGTCAACGCGATGCTACGACTTATATTAAGGAATTGCGTAGATGTATTGCACAGGGGGAAGATAGTGCCCATTTAATTGCCAATTATGCCTATCCACGCAATATGCGCGAATTCCATAAAGGGAATATTCGATTAATGGAAGAGGAAAAATAA
- a CDS encoding GNAT family N-acetyltransferase: MFQTARCIIKKLTKEDLADIQHLYQQHEVRKYLGGVVVPSIVKENVEILLTTPDAGYHLVARELGSQQFIGLVSLDLYHDGQSIELSYQLSPTWWGDGYATEILQVVLQFAFKELQLPYVVAETQTANIASCKLLERLGMTVKEKVERFGAKQAIYSLENPNSKKL; encoded by the coding sequence ATGTTTCAAACAGCAAGATGTATAATAAAAAAATTAACTAAGGAAGATTTAGCAGATATTCAACATTTATACCAACAGCATGAGGTAAGAAAATATTTAGGTGGCGTTGTAGTGCCTTCTATTGTTAAAGAAAATGTAGAGATACTTCTAACAACGCCCGATGCAGGATACCACTTGGTTGCTAGAGAGCTAGGCTCACAGCAATTTATTGGACTTGTATCACTTGATTTATATCATGATGGACAATCTATTGAGCTATCTTATCAACTATCCCCTACTTGGTGGGGAGACGGCTATGCAACAGAAATTTTGCAGGTAGTCTTACAGTTTGCTTTTAAAGAGTTACAGTTACCATATGTTGTCGCTGAAACACAAACTGCTAATATTGCTTCTTGTAAACTATTAGAGCGCTTAGGGATGACTGTAAAAGAAAAAGTTGAACGCTTTGGTGCGAAGCAAGCAATTTATTCTTTAGAAAATCCAAATTCAAAAAAATTGTGA
- a CDS encoding endonuclease Q family protein, with protein sequence MNDYYADLHIHIGRTNSGRAVKITGSRTLTLSNILHTSSVHKGLDMIGIIDCHSPEVLQELEQYVLRGEMTELQQGGLLYEKTTLIMGSELEIYDSNCQGPIHVLAYLPTLQSMQAFSTWLSEQMKNIHLSSQRIYCDAQILQRKVAELNGLFIPAHVFTPFKSLYGKGVKKSLTEVFDPAIIDAIELGLSSDTDMVSGIEELASYTFVTNSDAHSLGKIAREYQKIHMEAVNFEELRQALHRENGRYIAANYGLHPLLGKYHETVCATCGKMVADDADICPFCQSKQIVRGVATRIKQLSSPATNKVERPPYVHQVPLEFIPGLGKKTLDKLLVAFGTEMDILHRTTLEQLTTIVPEPLAEKIILARTGQIQFAAGGGGVYGRIK encoded by the coding sequence TTGAACGATTATTATGCAGATTTACATATTCATATTGGTCGCACAAACAGTGGGCGCGCTGTTAAAATTACAGGTAGTCGCACATTAACCCTTTCAAATATACTACATACGTCTAGTGTCCATAAAGGGCTTGATATGATTGGAATTATTGATTGTCATAGTCCAGAGGTATTGCAGGAGCTTGAGCAATATGTACTTAGAGGAGAAATGACCGAATTACAGCAAGGTGGCCTATTATACGAAAAAACAACGCTTATTATGGGCTCAGAGTTGGAAATATACGATAGCAATTGCCAAGGACCTATTCATGTACTTGCTTATTTGCCTACATTACAATCCATGCAGGCTTTTTCAACATGGCTAAGTGAGCAGATGAAAAATATTCATCTCAGCTCACAGCGCATTTATTGTGATGCACAAATTTTGCAGCGAAAGGTTGCCGAATTAAATGGTTTATTTATTCCCGCGCATGTTTTCACCCCCTTTAAAAGCTTGTATGGCAAAGGGGTCAAAAAGAGCTTAACGGAAGTTTTTGACCCTGCCATAATTGATGCCATTGAGCTTGGCTTAAGTTCAGATACTGATATGGTATCTGGTATTGAAGAATTAGCCTCGTATACTTTTGTGACAAATTCCGATGCACATTCTCTTGGAAAAATAGCGCGAGAGTATCAAAAGATACATATGGAGGCTGTTAATTTTGAGGAATTACGTCAAGCCCTACATCGCGAGAATGGTCGGTATATTGCAGCAAATTACGGTCTGCACCCTTTATTAGGAAAGTATCATGAAACGGTTTGCGCAACATGTGGCAAAATGGTTGCAGACGATGCAGATATTTGCCCATTTTGTCAAAGTAAGCAGATTGTTCGTGGTGTTGCAACACGTATCAAGCAGCTTTCTAGCCCTGCTACTAATAAGGTCGAGCGCCCTCCTTATGTCCATCAAGTACCTTTAGAATTTATTCCTGGTCTAGGTAAAAAAACGTTGGACAAGCTATTGGTGGCTTTCGGTACAGAAATGGATATTTTGCATCGAACAACGCTTGAGCAGCTTACAACAATTGTACCTGAGCCGTTAGCAGAGAAAATAATACTCGCTCGCACCGGACAAATTCAATTCGCAGCCGGTGGCGGTGGTGTATATGGGAGAATAAAGTGA
- a CDS encoding excalibur calcium-binding domain-containing protein, with amino-acid sequence MKKMMQSILTILLLTAMITPSAHAAEAREIKAEIVTTDSIAMRNAPAKTGKTLAIISKNTKLNATARSGDWYKVSYQKQIGWVHIDYVTKYVAPKASTKKTPAPKGRGAYIDPKAPTSFKNCTELRVYYPKGVAKGHPAYASKHDRDKDGWACER; translated from the coding sequence ATGAAAAAAATGATGCAAAGCATATTGACGATTTTGCTTTTAACAGCAATGATTACACCATCTGCACATGCGGCGGAAGCACGAGAAATTAAAGCTGAAATTGTTACAACAGATAGTATAGCAATGCGCAACGCTCCTGCAAAGACAGGAAAGACATTGGCGATTATATCTAAAAATACAAAGCTAAACGCGACCGCTCGTAGTGGTGACTGGTACAAAGTATCCTACCAAAAGCAGATAGGGTGGGTGCATATTGATTATGTGACAAAATATGTGGCACCTAAGGCAAGCACGAAAAAAACACCAGCTCCAAAAGGCAGGGGTGCATATATAGACCCAAAAGCACCAACATCCTTTAAAAACTGCACAGAGCTTCGTGTTTATTATCCGAAAGGTGTAGCAAAAGGGCATCCTGCATATGCCTCTAAGCATGACCGTGATAAAGATGGTTGGGCTTGTGAAAGATAA
- a CDS encoding hydrolase, protein MGSRIMHLIIAQQIAERLAIKDKTSFLAGGIAPDAATAKERAHFFVGSEQDYTRSIDYAGFLEKYNEQKENPYIMGYFTHLIADDLWLKGFYLPWLRNRIANDSSVLALYHQDFRLLNSKLLDYYQLTYTLQSAFNNKATITHLQEVTEQEVVQFFPYVLEDMVYNEDMLQQKLQIFTLQQIIGYIETSIDKGLQHCLTYV, encoded by the coding sequence TTGGGGTCACGTATTATGCATTTAATTATTGCACAGCAAATTGCTGAACGTTTAGCTATTAAGGATAAGACAAGCTTTTTAGCAGGAGGTATCGCACCAGATGCAGCAACGGCCAAAGAGCGCGCTCATTTTTTCGTAGGAAGCGAGCAAGACTATACGAGAAGTATTGATTATGCGGGTTTTTTAGAAAAATATAATGAGCAGAAAGAAAATCCATACATAATGGGCTACTTCACACATTTAATTGCAGATGATTTATGGTTGAAAGGCTTTTATTTACCATGGCTTCGAAACCGAATTGCAAATGATTCTAGTGTGCTGGCGTTATACCATCAAGATTTTCGATTATTGAATAGTAAATTGCTTGATTACTATCAATTGACTTACACATTGCAATCTGCATTTAACAATAAAGCAACAATCACTCACTTACAGGAAGTAACGGAACAAGAAGTGGTACAATTTTTTCCTTATGTGCTAGAAGATATGGTCTATAACGAGGATATGTTACAACAAAAATTGCAGATATTCACATTGCAACAAATTATCGGCTATATCGAAACATCGATTGATAAAGGACTACAGCATTGTTTAACTTACGTTTAA
- a CDS encoding gamma-type small acid-soluble spore protein has product MAKNNNNQNFNQKVPNPMNEEFGTETDVNEVKKQIQKAESNKQYASGKYANNRNQNGMK; this is encoded by the coding sequence ATGGCGAAAAATAACAACAACCAAAACTTTAACCAAAAGGTTCCTAATCCAATGAACGAAGAATTTGGGACTGAGACTGATGTAAACGAGGTTAAAAAACAAATTCAAAAAGCAGAATCTAATAAGCAATACGCATCAGGTAAATATGCAAATAACCGTAATCAAAATGGGATGAAATAA
- a CDS encoding BrxA/BrxB family bacilliredoxin — MNAYDEYMRQVTQPMRQELVDAGFAQLTTADEVNEFMAEQKGTALVVINSVCGCAAGLARPAAREAIEEVKPDHLVTVFAGQDPEATATMRAFFDEVPPSSPSMAILKDGQLAYFIPRENIEGFPMEQVRDHLSDVLKQVCAE; from the coding sequence ATGAACGCTTACGATGAATACATGAGACAAGTAACACAACCAATGCGACAAGAGTTAGTGGATGCGGGCTTTGCACAACTAACAACTGCGGATGAAGTAAATGAATTTATGGCTGAACAAAAAGGAACTGCGCTTGTTGTTATTAACTCTGTTTGTGGCTGTGCGGCAGGGTTGGCACGACCAGCAGCGCGTGAAGCAATTGAAGAGGTGAAACCTGACCATTTAGTTACTGTATTTGCTGGGCAGGATCCTGAGGCAACTGCGACAATGCGTGCGTTTTTTGATGAAGTACCACCAAGCTCACCGTCGATGGCAATTTTAAAGGACGGGCAGCTAGCTTATTTTATCCCACGTGAAAATATTGAAGGCTTCCCGATGGAGCAAGTGCGTGACCATTTGTCAGATGTATTAAAGCAAGTATGTGCGGAGTAA
- a CDS encoding class I SAM-dependent methyltransferase: MCGVTVVTTAGRPDALSEKLAQFVCEVLQIKFIPRQKRSVMTISHELQANVIVAGKNRYEYYVKGANAPFFFHPNSAAFRLKRVARGEMEPLLEACQLTKGDSFLDCTLGMGADSMLAAFVVGEQGEVVGLEANRNIAFIVKHGMQTYDTAKLPLTACMRQIKVVHAEAIEFLRQQPACSFDVVYMDPMFEETIEEANNFAALRQAGSHLALTSEWMQEALRVAKKRVVLKAHYQSPYFEQYGFQRFARQTAKFHYGVVEKT; this comes from the coding sequence ATGTGCGGAGTAACGGTTGTTACGACTGCTGGTCGACCTGATGCATTGTCAGAGAAGTTAGCGCAATTTGTATGTGAAGTATTGCAAATTAAATTTATTCCACGTCAAAAGCGCTCGGTAATGACGATTAGCCATGAGCTACAGGCTAATGTGATTGTAGCGGGTAAAAATCGTTATGAGTACTATGTGAAAGGTGCAAATGCGCCTTTCTTTTTTCATCCCAATTCCGCGGCATTTCGCTTAAAGCGAGTTGCGCGTGGGGAGATGGAACCGTTGCTTGAGGCCTGCCAGCTAACAAAGGGCGATTCCTTTTTAGATTGCACACTTGGCATGGGGGCGGATAGTATGCTTGCGGCGTTTGTAGTTGGTGAGCAAGGAGAGGTAGTTGGGCTTGAAGCCAATCGCAATATTGCTTTTATCGTGAAGCATGGGATGCAGACATATGATACGGCAAAATTGCCTCTGACCGCTTGTATGCGACAAATTAAAGTAGTACATGCAGAGGCGATTGAATTTTTGCGTCAGCAGCCAGCATGTTCATTTGACGTCGTCTATATGGACCCAATGTTTGAGGAAACGATTGAAGAAGCGAATAATTTTGCGGCATTACGTCAGGCAGGAAGCCATTTAGCATTAACATCTGAGTGGATGCAAGAGGCATTGCGCGTCGCAAAAAAACGCGTTGTGTTAAAGGCGCATTATCAGTCTCCTTATTTTGAACAGTATGGTTTTCAGCGTTTTGCAAGACAGACGGCAAAATTTCATTATGGCGTGGTTGAGAAGACATAG
- a CDS encoding helix-turn-helix domain-containing protein, whose protein sequence is MKERIKLLREHLALNQREFSARINISQPTLALMEKGQRAIRDIHVAQICSEFNINENWLRTGEGKMFLAIETFSLDEQAKKSNLTELEIAIMRGYMNLDRNIREKLMNELEAIFKPTNNEDAATSDDGVDSETEAEVAEYRKKAEVDITNYRKEIEAEKKGIAALQESERKESG, encoded by the coding sequence ATGAAAGAGAGAATCAAACTCTTAAGAGAGCATTTAGCTCTTAATCAAAGGGAATTTAGTGCACGGATAAATATTTCTCAGCCTACGCTCGCCTTAATGGAAAAAGGGCAAAGGGCTATTCGAGATATACATGTTGCACAAATTTGTTCTGAATTTAATATCAATGAAAATTGGTTGCGTACTGGCGAAGGAAAGATGTTTCTTGCAATAGAAACTTTTTCTTTAGATGAGCAAGCCAAAAAAAGCAATCTAACAGAACTAGAGATTGCAATTATGCGTGGCTATATGAATTTAGACCGTAATATTCGTGAAAAGTTAATGAACGAATTAGAAGCTATTTTTAAACCTACTAATAACGAAGACGCAGCTACCTCTGATGATGGCGTTGACAGTGAAACAGAAGCTGAAGTAGCCGAGTATCGTAAAAAAGCAGAAGTTGATATAACTAATTATAGGAAGGAAATTGAGGCCGAGAAAAAAGGGATAGCAGCATTACAAGAGTCAGAGAGAAAAGAATCAGGCTAA
- a CDS encoding tyrosine-type recombinase/integrase, protein MEIFKSNKNPEVYYYFTKKNKKLWMYRHKYYDNSGKRKEKKKSSFETEKEAIKALFEVQAALLRGEAKRIENDKLTVADWLDIWYESEHKSWSPRTCEQREIAIRLQMKPLLGNFKIQQLTKGIYQKKYIDELEKTYAFTTVRLLHRLFTIAINAAVEEGILSKNPLKRIAFAKEDSKNENFFTPEQLAVFLEDVRINENITIYNFILLVSYTGMRCGEACGLQWKNIDSKNNTVTIERSRGNLGVGKTKTKNSIRTIRVDADVIKQLEKYKLWCKKKLLEFGEKLEEDTFVFISPQTTKPIAQSLTSLAIRRIIKRTKLPKITLHGLRHTHATILLNKKLPVKVIAERLGNTTQMIHTTYGHVLKEMEEESVAVFSQSLKSIGTKNGASS, encoded by the coding sequence ATGGAAATTTTCAAATCTAATAAAAATCCAGAAGTATACTATTATTTCACAAAGAAAAATAAAAAACTATGGATGTATCGGCATAAATACTACGATAACTCAGGAAAACGCAAAGAAAAAAAGAAAAGCAGTTTTGAGACCGAAAAGGAAGCAATAAAAGCTTTGTTTGAAGTCCAAGCTGCCTTATTACGTGGTGAGGCCAAACGAATTGAAAATGATAAATTAACGGTAGCAGATTGGTTAGATATTTGGTACGAATCGGAACATAAAAGTTGGAGTCCAAGAACTTGTGAACAACGTGAAATTGCAATCAGGCTACAAATGAAACCATTGCTGGGAAATTTCAAAATTCAACAGCTAACTAAAGGGATATATCAAAAAAAATACATTGATGAACTGGAAAAAACTTATGCATTCACAACCGTGAGATTACTTCATAGACTTTTTACTATTGCGATTAATGCTGCTGTGGAAGAAGGGATTCTATCCAAAAATCCATTAAAGCGAATCGCTTTTGCTAAGGAAGATTCTAAAAACGAAAACTTTTTCACTCCTGAACAATTAGCTGTTTTCTTAGAGGACGTAAGAATAAATGAAAACATTACAATTTACAATTTTATACTACTTGTTTCTTATACAGGTATGCGTTGCGGTGAAGCTTGTGGTCTACAATGGAAAAATATAGATTCTAAAAACAATACCGTTACCATCGAACGTTCAAGAGGCAATTTAGGTGTTGGCAAAACAAAAACTAAAAACAGTATTCGTACCATCCGTGTAGATGCTGATGTAATAAAGCAATTAGAAAAATATAAATTGTGGTGTAAAAAGAAACTTTTAGAATTTGGAGAGAAGTTAGAAGAAGATACATTTGTTTTTATTTCTCCTCAGACTACAAAGCCAATCGCTCAATCTCTCACAAGTCTAGCTATTCGAAGAATTATCAAAAGAACTAAATTACCAAAAATAACTCTGCACGGTTTACGTCATACTCACGCAACAATTCTATTAAACAAAAAATTACCAGTGAAAGTAATTGCTGAAAGATTAGGGAATACTACTCAAATGATTCATACAACATACGGACATGTACTGAAAGAAATGGAGGAAGAGTCTGTTGCTGTTTTTAGTCAAAGTTTAAAGTCAATTGGGACAAAAAATGGGGCTAGTTCTTAA
- a CDS encoding phosphotransferase family protein, with the protein MDLLQQVIDKFKLNVLAVDNVPQSFSSTVYKIRLINHRTVYIKIPYSQAKLELEYTVLKRLRNELPVPEMLDYWEGNEEVTGALLLSAINGAPITEKVDIALAYDIGVHHAMLHAIIPNEQDFKSSVSNVYGQWTAFIKRLFYSFAEDVKEVIDPRLYEQSLKHFEHQLNLLPSPDGPSFIHMDFRPGNILVHENQVVGIIDFESVRIGAVEMDFTKINRDIFMKYPGTREAYQKGYESIRPLIDLQEVLPFYRFTDAFNSIGWCKRRGIEKHQAFLQENLAYLNDFLRTSDS; encoded by the coding sequence ATGGATTTGTTGCAACAAGTAATAGATAAATTTAAGTTGAATGTGTTAGCGGTCGATAACGTTCCTCAATCTTTTAGTTCGACTGTATATAAAATCAGACTAATTAATCATCGTACGGTATATATAAAAATACCTTATTCCCAAGCAAAACTTGAACTTGAGTATACTGTACTTAAACGTTTACGCAATGAGCTACCTGTACCAGAAATGTTAGACTATTGGGAAGGTAATGAGGAGGTCACTGGTGCTTTATTATTATCCGCAATCAACGGTGCGCCGATTACAGAAAAGGTCGATATAGCTTTAGCTTATGATATCGGAGTACACCACGCAATGCTACATGCAATCATTCCAAATGAGCAAGATTTCAAAAGTTCCGTTTCCAACGTATATGGTCAATGGACTGCGTTTATTAAGCGACTGTTTTATTCCTTTGCAGAAGATGTTAAAGAAGTGATTGATCCTCGTTTATACGAACAATCATTGAAGCATTTTGAACATCAACTTAACCTACTTCCATCTCCTGACGGACCTAGTTTTATACATATGGATTTTCGCCCAGGTAATATCTTAGTTCACGAAAACCAAGTAGTTGGTATTATTGATTTTGAAAGTGTCCGAATTGGCGCAGTCGAAATGGACTTTACAAAAATTAATCGTGATATTTTCATGAAATATCCAGGGACAAGGGAAGCGTATCAAAAGGGCTATGAGTCCATTCGTCCACTTATTGACTTACAAGAGGTTTTACCGTTTTATCGCTTTACCGATGCTTTTAATTCAATTGGTTGGTGTAAAAGAAGAGGTATCGAAAAGCATCAAGCTTTTTTACAGGAGAATTTAGCATATTTAAACGATTTTTTACGAACGAGTGATAGTTGA
- a CDS encoding aconitate hydratase codes for MINFEQRNLLHKLLLLDLAIKSLQHDHKHVEQCKMKSVFLPTIDALLKQLSKEYFQLKYQLARQNIKFISWQSINEHFVDVQIATAGNDQVLQYANKALKAQVEQLIIQHLEQ; via the coding sequence ATGATTAACTTTGAACAGCGTAATCTTTTGCATAAGCTTTTATTACTAGACCTTGCCATTAAATCTTTACAGCATGACCATAAACATGTAGAGCAATGTAAAATGAAATCCGTTTTCTTACCTACAATAGATGCATTATTAAAACAATTAAGCAAGGAATATTTTCAACTTAAATATCAATTAGCGCGACAAAATATTAAATTTATTTCATGGCAATCCATTAATGAGCACTTCGTTGATGTACAAATCGCTACCGCTGGCAATGATCAAGTTTTGCAATATGCAAATAAAGCTTTAAAAGCACAAGTTGAACAACTAATTATACAGCACTTAGAGCAATAA